The Streptomyces pactum genome contains a region encoding:
- the tatA gene encoding Sec-independent protein translocase subunit TatA, whose translation MFGRLGAPEIILILVVIILLFGAKKLPDMARSLGKSARILKSEAKAMKSESKSDDSAPADPPNPEQAAAQRTIQAAPGDVTSSRPVTEPTDTTKR comes from the coding sequence ATGTTCGGAAGGCTCGGAGCCCCCGAGATCATTCTCATCCTCGTCGTCATCATCCTGCTGTTCGGCGCGAAGAAGCTTCCGGACATGGCGCGGTCGCTCGGCAAGTCGGCGCGCATCCTCAAGAGCGAGGCCAAGGCGATGAAGAGCGAGAGCAAGTCCGACGACTCCGCTCCCGCCGACCCGCCCAACCCCGAGCAGGCCGCGGCGCAGCGCACCATCCAGGCGGCTCCCGGCGATGTGACCAGCTCCCGCCCGGTCACCGAGCCGACGGACACGACCAAGCGCTGA
- a CDS encoding GTP-binding protein produces the protein MDSKNSDTIPGPRTEDRLPHTAEAAVKIVIVGGFGVGKTTMVGSVSEIRPLTTEETMTQAGIGVDDNFGSASKTATTVAMDFGRISITDQLVLYLFGTPGQERFWFLWNGLFEGALGAVVLVDTRRLDVSFDVMGRLEERGVPFVVAVNTFPDAPRYPVAELRGALDLAEEIPILDCDVRRRASSRDVLLTLTRFLHSIAMKGALT, from the coding sequence ATGGACTCCAAAAACTCTGACACGATCCCGGGCCCGCGGACGGAGGACCGGCTGCCGCACACGGCCGAGGCCGCCGTGAAGATCGTCATCGTGGGCGGTTTCGGGGTCGGAAAGACGACCATGGTCGGCTCGGTCAGCGAGATCAGACCGCTGACCACCGAGGAGACGATGACCCAGGCCGGCATCGGGGTCGACGACAACTTCGGTTCCGCCTCCAAGACGGCGACCACGGTGGCCATGGACTTCGGCCGCATCAGCATCACCGACCAACTGGTGCTGTACCTCTTCGGCACGCCCGGCCAGGAGCGCTTCTGGTTCCTGTGGAACGGCCTGTTCGAGGGCGCCCTCGGCGCGGTGGTACTCGTCGACACCCGCCGCCTCGACGTCAGCTTCGACGTCATGGGACGCCTGGAGGAGCGCGGTGTCCCCTTCGTGGTCGCCGTCAACACCTTCCCCGACGCGCCCCGCTACCCCGTCGCGGAGCTGCGGGGAGCGCTCGACCTGGCCGAGGAAATTCCCATCCTCGACTGCGACGTGCGGCGCCGGGCCTCCAGCCGGGACGTTCTGCTGACACTGACGCGTTTCCTGCACTCCATCGCCATGAAGGGCGCGCTCACCTGA
- a CDS encoding DEAD/DEAH box helicase, with amino-acid sequence MIVRLSVRPGTLESTMTEDLSPAERYAAARRRAAEQATALASFREMYDFGLDPFQIEACQALETGKGVLVAAPTGSGKTIVGEFAVHLALQQGKKCFYTTPIKALSNQKYADLCRRYGTDKVGLLTGDNSVNSDAPVVVMTTEVLRNMLYAGSQTLLGLGYVVMDEVHYLSDRFRGAVWEEVIIHLPESVTLVSLSATVSNAEEFGDWLDTVRGDTQVIVSEHRPVPLFQHVLAGRRMYDLFEEGEGHKKAVNPDLTRMARLEASRPSYQDRRRGRAMKEADRERERRQRSRVWTPSRPEVIERLDAEGLLPAITFIFSRAACEAAVQQCLYAGLRLNDEDARERVRSLVEERTSSIPTEDLHVLGYYEWLEGLERGIAAHHAGMLPTFKEVVEELFVRGLVKAVFATETLALGINMPARSVVLEKLVKWNGEQHADITPGEYTQLTGRAGRRGIDVEGHAVVLWQRAMNPEHLAGLAGTRTYPLRSSFRPSYNMAVNLVEQFGRHRSRELLETSFAQFQADKSVVGISRQVQRNEEGLEGYKASMTCHLGDFEEYARLRRELKDRETELARQGANQRRAEAAVALEKLKPGDVIHVPTGKYAGLALVLDPGLPAGRSNGHRGFEHHDGPRPLVLTAERQVKRLASMDFPVPVEALERMRIPKSFNPRSPQSRRDLASALRTKAGHIPPERARKKRSQAADDREIARLRKDIRAHPCHGCDDREDHARWAERYHRLLRDTSQLERRIEGRTNTIARTFDRIVALLTEMDYLRGDEVTEHGKRLARLYGELDLLASECLREGVWEGLSPAELAACVSALVFESRAADDAMAPKLPSGKAKAALGETVRIWGRLDALEEDFRISQTEGVGQREPDLGFAWAAYMWASGKGLDEVLREVEMPAGDFVRWCKQVIDVLGQISAAAPGEGSTVPKNARKAVDGLLRGVVAYSSVG; translated from the coding sequence ATGATCGTCCGGTTGTCAGTGCGGCCCGGTACGCTCGAAAGCACGATGACAGAGGATCTCTCTCCGGCCGAGCGGTACGCGGCAGCCCGCCGGCGCGCTGCCGAGCAGGCCACCGCGCTCGCCTCCTTCCGCGAGATGTACGACTTCGGCCTCGACCCCTTCCAGATCGAGGCCTGCCAGGCACTCGAAACGGGCAAGGGCGTGCTGGTGGCCGCGCCCACCGGCTCCGGCAAGACGATCGTCGGCGAGTTCGCCGTCCACCTCGCCCTCCAGCAGGGCAAGAAGTGCTTCTACACGACGCCCATCAAGGCGCTGTCGAACCAGAAGTACGCCGACCTGTGCCGCCGCTACGGCACGGACAAGGTCGGCCTGCTCACCGGCGACAACAGCGTGAACTCCGATGCCCCGGTCGTCGTGATGACCACCGAGGTCCTGCGGAACATGCTCTACGCCGGCTCCCAGACCCTCCTCGGCCTCGGTTACGTCGTCATGGACGAGGTGCACTACCTCTCCGACCGCTTCCGCGGCGCCGTGTGGGAGGAGGTCATCATCCACCTCCCCGAATCCGTGACCCTGGTGTCACTGTCGGCCACCGTGTCGAACGCGGAGGAGTTCGGCGACTGGCTCGACACCGTGCGCGGCGACACTCAGGTGATCGTCTCCGAGCACCGGCCCGTGCCGCTGTTCCAGCACGTGCTGGCCGGGCGCCGGATGTACGACCTGTTCGAGGAGGGCGAGGGTCACAAGAAGGCCGTCAACCCCGACCTCACGCGCATGGCCCGCCTGGAGGCGAGCCGCCCGTCCTACCAGGACCGCAGGCGCGGTCGTGCCATGAAGGAGGCCGACCGGGAGCGCGAGCGCAGACAGCGCTCCCGTGTCTGGACGCCGAGCAGGCCGGAGGTCATCGAGCGGCTCGACGCCGAGGGCCTGCTGCCCGCGATCACCTTCATCTTCAGCCGCGCCGCCTGCGAGGCCGCCGTCCAGCAGTGCCTGTACGCCGGGCTGCGGCTCAACGACGAGGACGCGCGGGAGCGGGTGCGCTCCCTGGTCGAGGAGCGGACCTCCTCCATCCCGACCGAGGACCTGCACGTCCTGGGTTACTACGAGTGGCTGGAGGGCCTGGAGCGGGGCATCGCCGCCCACCACGCGGGCATGCTGCCGACCTTCAAGGAGGTCGTCGAGGAGCTGTTCGTCCGCGGACTGGTCAAGGCCGTCTTCGCCACCGAGACGCTCGCCCTCGGCATCAACATGCCCGCCCGCTCGGTCGTGCTGGAGAAGCTCGTCAAGTGGAACGGCGAGCAGCACGCCGACATCACCCCCGGTGAGTACACCCAGCTCACCGGCCGGGCCGGCCGGCGCGGCATCGACGTCGAGGGCCACGCCGTCGTTTTGTGGCAGCGCGCCATGAACCCCGAGCACCTCGCGGGGCTGGCCGGCACGCGCACGTATCCGCTGCGCTCCAGCTTCAGGCCGTCGTACAACATGGCGGTCAACCTGGTCGAGCAGTTCGGCCGGCACCGTTCCCGGGAGCTGCTGGAGACCTCCTTCGCGCAGTTCCAGGCGGACAAGTCCGTCGTCGGCATCTCCCGGCAGGTCCAGCGCAACGAGGAGGGTCTCGAGGGCTACAAGGCCTCCATGACCTGCCACCTCGGCGACTTCGAGGAGTACGCGCGACTGCGCCGCGAGCTGAAGGACCGGGAGACCGAGCTGGCCCGGCAGGGCGCCAACCAGCGGCGTGCCGAGGCCGCCGTGGCGCTGGAGAAGCTGAAGCCGGGCGACGTCATCCACGTGCCGACGGGCAAGTACGCGGGCCTCGCCCTGGTGCTGGACCCGGGCCTGCCGGCCGGCCGGTCCAACGGCCACCGCGGCTTCGAGCACCACGACGGGCCACGCCCGCTGGTGCTGACCGCCGAGCGGCAGGTCAAGCGGCTGGCGTCGATGGACTTCCCGGTGCCGGTCGAGGCGCTGGAGCGGATGCGCATCCCGAAGTCCTTCAACCCGCGCTCGCCCCAGTCCCGCCGCGACCTCGCCTCCGCGCTGCGCACCAAGGCCGGGCACATCCCGCCGGAACGGGCCCGCAAGAAGCGTTCCCAGGCCGCCGACGACCGGGAGATCGCCCGGCTGCGCAAGGACATCCGCGCGCACCCCTGCCACGGCTGCGACGACCGCGAGGACCACGCCCGCTGGGCCGAGCGCTACCACCGGCTGCTGCGTGACACCTCGCAGTTGGAGCGCCGGATCGAGGGCCGGACGAACACCATCGCGCGCACCTTCGACCGGATCGTGGCGCTGCTGACGGAGATGGACTACCTGCGCGGCGACGAGGTCACCGAGCACGGCAAGCGCCTCGCCCGGCTGTACGGCGAACTGGACCTGCTCGCCAGCGAGTGCCTGCGCGAGGGCGTCTGGGAGGGTCTGTCCCCGGCCGAGCTCGCCGCCTGCGTCTCGGCCCTGGTGTTCGAGTCCCGGGCCGCCGACGACGCGATGGCGCCGAAGCTGCCCTCGGGCAAGGCCAAGGCCGCGCTCGGTGAGACGGTCCGCATCTGGGGTCGCCTCGACGCCCTGGAGGAGGACTTCCGGATCAGCCAGACCGAGGGCGTCGGCCAGCGAGAGCCCGACCTCGGCTTCGCCTGGGCCGCGTACATGTGGGCGTCGGGCAAGGGCCTCGACGAGGTGCTGCGCGAGGTCGAGATGCCCGCCGGCGACTTCGTGCGCTGGTGCAAGCAGGTCATCGACGTCCTCGGCCAGATCTCGGCCGCCGCACCCGGCGAGGGCTCGACGGTCCCGAAGAACGCGCGCAAGGCGGTTGACGGACTGCTGCGCGGGGTGGTCGCCTACTCGTCCGTGGGCTAG
- a CDS encoding sensor histidine kinase, with protein MVSVDSPPGRRELPYVRTLLLPAILMAAATGAAVALVTEPARLAVGLCGAVATLLVIIAAAEAARRGRALRLMRAEHARHSAYLERRAASHHEEMVRLGGEVLPNILDFMRRGSTPEEVMRRLGEVDPSYPELGQPQREMIRMVCDIVDHQDSMRESAERSFVDIARRVQAIVHQQNKELREMEEDHGRNPEVFDDLLRIDHGTALIGRLADSVSVIGGGRPGRQWPKPVALYSVLRGAMSRILEYRRINLASIAKVNIKGTAVEPVIHAAAELLDNATRYSPPGAKVHVTATEVQSGVCIEIEDAGVSLSEESRARIEGLLEDAKRGTDVQDLAHHPRLGLSVVGRLCTQYGMDVSLRASAYGGVRAILIVPSKMMTTEPGVGLAHGIGATSIPHPGPDALPGPKRTPKKRRPTSPRIPDTVLLEDDVPEVTEWTAGGLPQRRSRVKMPLSQRLAEQAVWEREDAEREAREAAERARNGFPAAAAEEPEPEKDQGLPPGHFIGAFWEGLKQHPGSSQAHQQSSSSEPAHAPADDEGNLK; from the coding sequence ATGGTGAGTGTTGATTCCCCTCCAGGTCGCCGTGAACTTCCGTACGTGCGAACCCTGTTGCTGCCGGCCATACTGATGGCCGCGGCCACCGGGGCCGCCGTCGCCCTGGTGACGGAACCGGCCCGGCTCGCCGTCGGCCTGTGCGGTGCCGTCGCCACCCTGCTGGTGATCATCGCGGCGGCCGAAGCGGCACGCCGCGGCCGTGCGCTGCGGCTCATGCGTGCCGAGCACGCCCGTCACAGCGCGTATCTGGAACGCCGGGCCGCGAGCCACCACGAGGAGATGGTCCGTCTCGGCGGCGAAGTACTCCCCAACATCCTGGACTTCATGCGCCGGGGGAGCACGCCCGAAGAGGTGATGCGCCGCCTCGGCGAGGTCGACCCTTCCTACCCCGAACTCGGCCAGCCGCAGCGCGAGATGATCCGCATGGTGTGCGACATCGTCGACCACCAGGACTCCATGCGCGAATCCGCCGAACGTTCCTTCGTCGACATCGCCCGCCGCGTCCAGGCGATCGTCCACCAGCAGAACAAGGAACTCCGCGAGATGGAGGAGGACCACGGGCGCAACCCCGAGGTCTTCGACGACCTCCTGCGCATCGACCACGGCACCGCCCTGATCGGCCGCCTCGCCGACTCGGTCTCCGTCATCGGCGGCGGCCGGCCCGGACGCCAGTGGCCCAAGCCCGTGGCGCTCTACAGCGTGCTGCGCGGCGCCATGTCCCGCATCCTGGAGTACCGCAGGATCAACCTCGCCTCGATCGCCAAGGTCAACATCAAGGGCACCGCGGTCGAGCCGGTCATCCACGCCGCGGCGGAGCTCCTCGACAACGCGACCCGCTACTCGCCGCCCGGTGCCAAGGTGCACGTCACCGCGACCGAGGTGCAGAGCGGTGTCTGCATCGAGATCGAGGACGCCGGCGTCAGCCTCAGCGAGGAGTCCCGCGCCCGCATCGAAGGGCTGCTGGAGGACGCCAAGCGCGGCACCGACGTCCAGGACCTCGCCCACCACCCGCGCCTGGGCCTGTCCGTGGTGGGCCGGCTGTGCACGCAGTACGGCATGGACGTGTCGCTGCGGGCCTCCGCGTACGGCGGTGTCCGGGCCATCCTCATCGTGCCCAGCAAGATGATGACCACCGAGCCCGGGGTCGGACTCGCCCACGGCATCGGCGCGACGTCGATCCCCCACCCGGGCCCGGACGCCCTCCCCGGCCCCAAGCGCACGCCCAAGAAGCGCCGCCCCACCAGCCCGCGTATCCCGGACACGGTCTTGCTGGAGGACGACGTTCCCGAGGTGACCGAGTGGACGGCGGGCGGCCTCCCGCAGCGCCGCAGCCGGGTCAAGATGCCGCTCAGCCAACGCCTCGCCGAACAGGCGGTCTGGGAGCGGGAGGACGCCGAGCGCGAGGCCCGCGAGGCCGCCGAGCGTGCCCGCAACGGCTTCCCGGCGGCCGCGGCCGAAGAGCCCGAGCCGGAGAAGGACCAGGGGCTCCCGCCGGGGCACTTCATCGGTGCCTTCTGGGAGGGCCTCAAGCAGCACCCGGGCAGCAGTCAGGCCCACCAGCAGTCCAGCAGCAGCGAGCCGGCCCACGCCCCGGCAGACGACGAGGGGAACCTCAAGTGA
- a CDS encoding helix-turn-helix transcriptional regulator, with product MAIAKAERLMNLALCLLGTRRPLSKRELRDSIEAYVEASRPGQGAAGSDDSFNRMFERDKDDLRELGLVIETVESLDGEVGYLARRDSNRLPPITLDAEEAAALGLAAKVWQQARLAGAASGALQKLRAAGLPEDVDPYEAHSALEPRIPVHEAAFEPLMLACRDRRPVVFDYRKANAAQPEPRHVEPWALECWRGHWYLAGFDRDRGAERVFRLSRITGRVRSRGARFTAPVPDVVTVRETVASWAGETADRSALIRLRTGAGYPLRAKATGVRELGDGWDELEIPYGHGLDAWLVEFGPDVVVLEPVELRADVVDRLRAVAKG from the coding sequence ATGGCCATTGCCAAGGCCGAGCGGCTGATGAACCTGGCGCTGTGTCTGCTCGGGACTCGGCGGCCACTCAGCAAGCGCGAGCTGCGCGATTCCATCGAGGCATATGTAGAGGCCTCCAGGCCGGGCCAGGGCGCGGCGGGCTCCGACGACTCGTTCAACCGCATGTTCGAGCGGGACAAGGACGACCTGCGAGAACTCGGGCTCGTCATCGAGACCGTGGAGAGCCTCGACGGCGAGGTCGGCTACCTGGCCCGCCGCGACAGCAACCGCCTGCCGCCCATCACCCTGGACGCCGAGGAGGCCGCCGCGCTCGGGCTCGCCGCCAAGGTGTGGCAGCAGGCCCGACTGGCCGGCGCCGCGAGCGGCGCGCTGCAGAAGCTGCGCGCGGCCGGGCTGCCCGAGGACGTCGACCCGTACGAGGCGCACAGCGCGCTGGAGCCCCGCATCCCGGTGCACGAGGCCGCGTTCGAGCCGCTGATGCTGGCCTGCCGAGACCGCCGGCCGGTCGTCTTCGACTACCGCAAGGCCAACGCCGCCCAACCCGAGCCCCGCCACGTCGAACCGTGGGCGCTGGAGTGCTGGCGCGGCCACTGGTACCTGGCCGGCTTCGACCGCGACCGCGGTGCCGAGCGGGTCTTCCGGCTGTCCCGGATCACGGGCCGGGTGCGCTCGCGCGGCGCGCGGTTCACCGCGCCCGTGCCCGATGTCGTCACCGTCCGCGAGACGGTCGCGAGCTGGGCGGGGGAGACCGCCGACCGTTCCGCGCTGATCCGGCTGCGTACGGGCGCGGGGTACCCCCTTCGGGCGAAGGCCACCGGTGTCCGGGAACTCGGTGACGGCTGGGACGAGTTGGAGATTCCGTACGGGCACGGCCTGGACGCCTGGCTGGTGGAGTTCGGGCCGGACGTGGTGGTGCTGGAGCCGGTGGAGCTGCGTGCGGACGTGGTGGACCGGCTGCGTGCCGTGGCCAAGGGCTGA
- a CDS encoding helix-turn-helix transcriptional regulator, giving the protein MAGKPVRPVNAIDQTRRMLSLVTYLRERPGARVEDVARAFGITEDELVSDLDVLPMCGTSFRGGDLLDIDTDGERIWWHNPAALGADAAEPLRLAADEATALLVAARAVATLPGLRESDRQALLRATAKVETSAGEAAGASSRLSVTFESEGGVFADVDRAISERRRLWIRYYSPARDEVTEREIDPIRLVSVGHTYVEAWCRRSEARRTFRLDRVAEIRILDEPSAPPEVELRDLSEGLVQPAAEDPEVVVEVGPGGRWVAEYYPHDSAEELADGGLRITLRTPDPASLRRLGLRLGRDGRIVSPPGLADSARQAAREALAAYDGMEAVGAHDGPGEGPQGHDRQERGL; this is encoded by the coding sequence GTGGCAGGCAAACCGGTCAGGCCCGTGAACGCCATCGACCAGACCCGACGGATGCTGTCCCTGGTGACGTATCTGCGGGAGCGCCCCGGCGCCCGGGTCGAGGACGTCGCGCGCGCCTTCGGCATCACCGAGGACGAGCTGGTCTCCGACCTCGACGTGCTGCCCATGTGCGGCACCAGCTTCCGCGGGGGCGACCTGCTCGACATCGACACCGACGGCGAGCGCATCTGGTGGCACAACCCGGCCGCCCTCGGCGCGGACGCCGCCGAGCCGCTGCGGCTCGCCGCCGACGAGGCCACCGCGCTGCTCGTCGCCGCCCGGGCCGTGGCGACCCTGCCCGGTCTGCGCGAGAGTGACCGGCAGGCGCTGCTGAGGGCGACCGCCAAGGTGGAGACCTCGGCCGGCGAGGCCGCGGGCGCCAGCTCGCGCCTGTCCGTCACCTTCGAGTCCGAGGGCGGTGTCTTCGCCGACGTCGACCGGGCGATCTCGGAGCGCCGACGGCTGTGGATCCGCTACTACTCACCGGCCCGCGACGAGGTCACCGAGCGCGAGATCGACCCCATCCGCCTGGTCAGCGTCGGGCACACGTACGTGGAGGCCTGGTGCCGCCGCTCCGAGGCCCGGCGCACCTTCCGCCTCGACCGGGTCGCCGAGATCCGCATCCTGGACGAGCCGTCCGCGCCGCCCGAGGTGGAGCTGCGGGACCTGTCGGAGGGGCTGGTGCAGCCCGCCGCCGAGGACCCCGAGGTCGTGGTGGAGGTCGGCCCCGGCGGACGCTGGGTCGCCGAGTACTACCCGCACGACAGCGCGGAGGAGCTGGCCGACGGAGGGCTGCGCATCACCCTGCGCACCCCCGACCCCGCGTCCCTGCGGCGGCTGGGCCTGCGGCTCGGGCGCGACGGCCGTATCGTCTCCCCGCCCGGACTCGCCGACAGCGCCCGGCAGGCGGCCCGCGAGGCGCTGGCGGCCTACGACGGCATGGAGGCGGTCGGGGCGCACGACGGGCCGGGCGAGGGGCCGCAAGGGCACGACAGGCAGGAGCGAGGATTGTGA
- the tatC gene encoding twin-arginine translocase subunit TatC, translated as MLKPARSKEKDPEGRMPLAEHLRELRNRLAKALLAIVAVTVVAAFFYNDIINIFTDPVLDSVGCPKSFEELAKLPEDERCAQITINGLLGPFTLALKVSLMAGVVLASPVWLYQLWAFVAPGLHKNEKKYAYAFVATGAPLFLFGAYFAYVVLPTTAKVLIEFTPFGVDNLLPLDDLLDLVTRMVVVFGLSFELPLLLVMLNFTGALTGKRMLGWWRGMIMGITLFAAIATPSTDPLTMMWLAGPIWVLYFVAVGVSLLNDRRRRRREALEPDDDEASELDLAPDDIGEIEPVTTARALPEQATKDRVNGYDDVT; from the coding sequence TTGCTGAAGCCTGCCCGCAGCAAGGAGAAGGATCCGGAGGGGCGGATGCCCCTTGCGGAGCACCTTCGTGAGCTCCGCAACCGGCTCGCGAAGGCGCTGTTGGCCATCGTCGCCGTCACCGTCGTCGCCGCCTTCTTCTACAACGACATCATCAACATCTTCACCGACCCGGTCCTCGACTCGGTCGGCTGCCCGAAGTCGTTCGAGGAACTGGCCAAGCTGCCCGAGGACGAGCGGTGCGCCCAGATCACCATCAACGGTCTGCTGGGCCCCTTCACCCTGGCGCTGAAGGTGTCCCTGATGGCCGGTGTCGTGCTCGCCTCGCCGGTCTGGCTCTACCAGTTGTGGGCGTTCGTCGCCCCGGGCCTGCACAAGAACGAGAAGAAGTACGCCTACGCCTTCGTCGCCACGGGCGCGCCGCTCTTCCTCTTCGGTGCCTACTTCGCCTACGTGGTGCTGCCCACCACCGCGAAGGTGCTGATCGAGTTCACACCGTTCGGCGTCGACAACCTGCTTCCGCTGGACGACCTGCTCGACCTCGTCACGCGCATGGTCGTCGTCTTCGGCCTCTCCTTCGAGCTGCCGCTGCTGCTGGTGATGCTCAACTTCACCGGGGCGCTGACCGGCAAGCGGATGCTCGGCTGGTGGCGCGGCATGATCATGGGCATCACGCTGTTCGCGGCCATCGCCACGCCGAGCACCGACCCGCTGACCATGATGTGGCTGGCCGGTCCGATCTGGGTCCTGTACTTCGTCGCGGTCGGCGTCTCCCTGCTGAACGACCGCCGCAGGCGCCGTCGTGAGGCCCTTGAGCCCGACGACGACGAGGCCTCCGAACTGGACCTCGCCCCCGATGACATCGGCGAGATCGAGCCCGTGACCACCGCCCGCGCCCTGCCCGAACAGGCCACGAAGGACCGGGTCAACGGCTACGACGACGTGACCTGA
- a CDS encoding FKBP-type peptidyl-prolyl cis-trans isomerase: MSIDKPEVDFPGGEPPADLEIKDIWEGDGPVAQAGQTVTVHYVGVAFSTGEEFDASWNRGTPFRFPLGGGRVIAGWDQGVQGMKVGGRRQLTVPAHLAYGDQSPTPAIKPGETLIFVVDLLGV, from the coding sequence GTGAGCATCGACAAGCCCGAGGTCGACTTCCCGGGCGGCGAGCCCCCGGCGGACCTCGAGATCAAGGACATCTGGGAGGGCGACGGCCCGGTTGCGCAGGCCGGTCAGACCGTGACCGTCCACTACGTGGGCGTGGCGTTCAGCACGGGCGAGGAGTTCGACGCCAGCTGGAACCGCGGTACGCCGTTCCGCTTCCCGCTCGGTGGCGGCCGCGTCATCGCCGGCTGGGACCAGGGCGTGCAGGGCATGAAGGTCGGCGGCCGCCGCCAGCTCACCGTCCCGGCCCACCTCGCCTACGGCGACCAGAGCCCGACCCCGGCGATCAAGCCCGGCGAGACGCTGATCTTCGTGGTCGACCTGCTCGGAGTCTGA
- a CDS encoding DUF742 domain-containing protein: MTRPQRQRRTPGQEPSTATPSAEQPRKDDGTPNPERLFVIGGEGSGERADIDLVTLIVARADPPVSATPEQAALLRLCAAPLSVAELSAYLSLPFSVVTVLLTDLLATELVQARAPIVRQQVADRNLLEAVMHGLQKL; the protein is encoded by the coding sequence ATGACTCGTCCCCAGCGCCAGAGGCGAACTCCCGGGCAGGAGCCGTCCACCGCGACCCCCTCAGCCGAACAGCCCCGCAAGGACGACGGCACGCCCAACCCCGAGCGGCTGTTCGTCATCGGCGGGGAGGGGAGCGGCGAACGCGCCGACATCGACCTGGTCACCCTGATCGTGGCCCGCGCGGACCCGCCGGTGTCCGCCACACCGGAACAGGCGGCCCTGCTGCGGCTGTGCGCCGCGCCCCTGTCCGTAGCCGAGCTGTCGGCCTACCTGAGCCTGCCGTTCAGTGTGGTGACCGTGCTGCTCACCGACCTGCTGGCGACGGAACTGGTGCAGGCCCGCGCCCCGATCGTCCGCCAGCAGGTCGCCGACCGAAACCTCCTCGAAGCGGTGATGCATGGACTCCAAAAACTCTGA
- a CDS encoding roadblock/LC7 domain-containing protein — protein MLRDLYDGVPGIEMIVVLSADGLRIARYSGDPDAADRVAAACAGLQSLASAVSQEIPTSDGDMKMVLIEMNGGYFYLMAAGPNAYLAVLSDVRCEPGRMGLSMADLVARIGPHLTSPARRNGQTV, from the coding sequence ATGCTCCGGGATCTCTACGACGGCGTCCCGGGCATCGAGATGATCGTGGTGCTCTCCGCCGACGGCCTGCGCATCGCCCGCTACTCCGGTGACCCCGACGCCGCCGACCGGGTCGCCGCGGCCTGCGCGGGCCTGCAGAGCCTGGCGAGTGCCGTCAGCCAGGAGATCCCGACCAGCGACGGCGACATGAAGATGGTCCTCATCGAGATGAACGGCGGCTACTTCTACCTGATGGCCGCCGGACCCAACGCCTACCTCGCGGTGCTCTCCGACGTCCGCTGCGAGCCCGGGCGGATGGGTCTCAGCATGGCCGACCTGGTCGCGCGTATCGGGCCCCATCTCACCAGTCCCGCCCGGCGCAACGGGCAGACCGTATGA